A single window of Methylobacterium nodulans ORS 2060 DNA harbors:
- a CDS encoding (2Fe-2S) ferredoxin domain-containing protein produces MSGSGDVQRRRPKAASAPWNDLVVVCAKCAKRQGIGKVRKDLKRALKRTRPDRKVRVVETGCLGLCPKRSLTFATAASLRAGRLVVLDPATEAEAMAQVLVPDPAS; encoded by the coding sequence GTGAGCGGGAGCGGTGACGTGCAGCGTCGGCGGCCGAAGGCGGCCTCGGCCCCCTGGAACGACCTCGTCGTGGTCTGCGCCAAATGCGCCAAGCGGCAGGGGATCGGCAAGGTGCGCAAGGACCTCAAGCGCGCCCTCAAGCGCACCCGGCCCGACCGCAAGGTGCGCGTCGTCGAGACCGGCTGCCTCGGCCTCTGCCCGAAGCGCAGCCTCACCTTCGCGACGGCGGCCTCCCTGCGCGCCGGCCGCCTTGTGGTCCTCGATCCAGCGACGGAAGCCGAGGCGATGGCGCAGGTGCTCGTGCCGGATCCCGCGTCGTGA